The Candidatus Mycosynbacter amalyticus genome contains the following window.
TTTTTGCCCGATGTCGTATTTGTGATCTTCACGCTGTAAACAGGCATAGTTGCTTTACTAATTCCTACATACCCCGGCTTGCCTTCGCTAGAATCAATTGTAGCGTCAACATCGCCCACTTCGTACTCTATGTCATAGCTATAGCCACTGACATCTGTAAATGAGAGCTTATCTATCTTTGGCTTCTCATCGAAAGTATCGTCACGAGGTGAGTTTGCTTCGCCATCATGGTACGTTGTCTCGCTTTGGTCTGGTGTCGCTTGAGACTGCGAGGACGATGGGCTACTCCACGAAATTTGCGTCAGAATAATACCGACCACAGTCGCAATAATTAATCCGGTAGCAACTTGCTTTTTATGTTCTTCTATCCAGATACTGAGTAGTTGTAAATTCATCATTGTATTCCTTTTTATTACCTATGGATACTGCACCAAGAGCAGGAGTAATAAGCCAATATTTATAAGGAAGATGATGAACGTGAGTGCAAAACCGCCAATATTAAGCGTCCATTTTCCACCTTGATAACGATACCATGCGTAGATTGCTGTACCAATAACCCATAGCCATGCAAGAAGCATAATTTGCTGGCTTTCTTTTAACTCCCACGCCAGACGACTACTGGCTGGCTTGAAGATGAATAGCAACATCAGTGCTGTGGAGATACCGTACACCAGCCATGAGGCGTCTGCTTTCTTGTGTGTGCGTGGTGCAGCGGACTTTTCTTTGTGTGCAGTTTCGACTTTGGTCACGGTGTGTTTTGCTGCTGTTTTCTGCGACGCTGGATTATCTACGAGCTTGGCTGCTTTGTGGCACGCCGAGGCGATAAAGATGAGGAGTATACCGAACGCAATCGAGGCAAACATACCGCCCATTTCGCTTGCATAGTAGCCACTTCGCCCGTGAACGTAGGTTGAGACAATGAGCCAACCACCACCAAGTACGGCAATACCCATGCCAATCTTGAGACCAGTTGATGGGATATTGTATGTCCTCGCAAGTCCCGCAATAAAGATGGCTAGTTTATGCGATAGGCTATCGAATTTGCCTTTAATAGAGTTGCCTAATTTATCGATTGAGCCATCAATCTTTTCTGCTGTATTTTTCTTCTCGTGTTGTTCGGTCATGCCTTCCTCCGCAAGCATTAAATAGTTGGTAGAGCGGAGGTCGGATATAAAAAACGACAACCATTCTAGGTTGTCTAGGCCAAGTAAAACGAGTCAAGCTCATTTAACGTTTCGAATGGTTGCCGTTATCTTAAACTTGACAACCAAAGCTATGATTCTTTGGCGAATCGTTTTACTTTTACCTAGACGTTCTCAGTATACCGTACTATCTGGTAAAAATCACCACATCTGGCCGAATCTACCTCAGATTATCTAAAGAATTTCTCATAACTCGTGCGTCAAGCGTTACTGCGCTACACGAACATGCAAAAACAAAAGAGCGCCTCCGCACTCTATAGCAAAGAAGGTTCGTGCTTTCTCGCAGATATGGAGCAAGCACGAACCTTCCTTTTGCATTGTAGCAAACGCCTAAGATAAAGCTATAATGGACATACTATGGCAATATCTCAAGAAAAATACGATGCGATAAAATCTAGCCCATACAGCCCTCATGCAAGTTGGACAGTTTGGCAAGCAATTGAAGAATACGAAAAACCAAAAGCCCGCATGGGTGACTTGAGTGTTTTCGAGGATAGTCCCGAGTTACTACAGACACTCCACACCGACATCGTATTTGTTGCGCTGAACTCTGCCGATAGGGACATTCAGCCAAAGCCGTTCAGCGCGTTCCACGATACAAGCCCTTACGCTATGGACTACAAAATGCGCTACGCGTTTAAAGATACGGTACTTTGGGGTAGCTATCTCACGGATTTCTTTCATGGACTACGCGAGACGGACTCTAGCAAGGTGAAAGTATTTCTCGCGGCACACCCAGACTTTCTCCACCACTCCATTGCTCGATTTAATGAAGAGATGTAGTTCATCGCAGAAGAAGGCAAAAAGCCAACGCTCATTGCACTAGGGTCGCAAGTAAAAGAACTCTTGGAGCTGTATGTTGCAAACGAGTATCGTATTCTGGAGCTACCGCATTACAGTTATTCTGTAATGACCAAAGAGCGCTACCGCGAACGCGCCCTTGAGCTAATTAAGCAGCTGTAAGTTATTTGTCATTATTGATAGTCGGCAGCACGACGGTTATTAGTTCGTCAGTCTCTTGTTGCGACATAGCTTGCTTCTTTGGTGGAATAGCCTTCTTGCTGCGCTTCTTTGCCGCACCGATGAGTGCTAATACTCCGATAGCAGCGCCAAAAGCAATGAGCTCAATCATGCTCGCACCTCAATCAGTTCCTTGAGCTTCTCGTAAATGGCCACCATTGCATACGTATCCAACCCACAGTATTCACGTAGGTCGGCCAGTATCTGGTCTCTGTCTGGTCGTGTGCCATCGACAATCGCTTCGCGCCACGAACGGCTGGCAGTCGAGCCCTCTTGGATGCCAAGTGTCTTATAGGACAGCTCGGGGCATAGTAACGGCAACACCTTCTTGATTGAATACTTACCCTTGAGCCGCTTATCGAGATAGAAGCGTTTACTAAAGACATCCGCAAGATCAACGGTACGCTCGTTGAGATCTTCAAAGAACGGAGCATGCTCTGGATAGAGCTTGGCGTATTCTTTATGACGTGAGCACTCAAAGGTTTTGTTCCACACGATAATCGAGCCTGTGCTACCAATATCTTGCTTCAGGTGGGCGATAACACTCTCGGCAGGGTTTGTGCTTGTATCATGGAGGTATTCAATATGTGTGAGCGTACCGTCTTCTTGCATGATATGCAGCGAATACTGAAACACGACCTGCTGGTACGGGAACGTATGGTCAAATGGCGGAAAGATATGGTTAATCGACTCGTAGTCGAGGAAGTAGGCTGGGGATTCGATATCACCAAGGAATGCTCGAATAGCCTCTTTGTCGACGATGACCTCATCTAGCTTCGTCACACGTACTTGGTCTTGCTGATGGGCTTGTAGCTTGGTTGAATCTGGAATATCGACGATGAGCTTCACGTCGTTATCTTCGAGGCTTCCGATAAGCTTGTCTGTACCTACACCCTTATTCGAGGCAAGGTCGTAAATGCTATATTCGGGAATATCTGGATGGAGCTTGTAGAAGATATCTCGGTATTCGCCCGCGGCACCAAGCCCGACGTAACGGAGCGAGTCACTTGGCATTGTATCGCTCTCGGCTATTTTGGCGGCTTCTCGCATCTTCTCAGGGGCATTCAGGACTTCTTTGTTTACTTTGTCGGTAACATCAGTGAACATCACGATATCTTCGAGCTTGATTTCACCGTTACGAAGATATTCTTTATTGGCGTGCAGTACTTGGTCAGTTCGCACAGGAAAGCCACTCCACTCAATAACCGTCTTCTGAAACGCAAGGTCGCAGATATGCTCTTTGTCTGGCGAGGTGGTGGCTTTGATTTCTGTCAGGGTGTAGGCATCGCCATCACTTGTAATGGCGTCAGCGATACACAAGAAGCCATCATAGAGAAAGGCTGCTTGCAAAATAGTGTCCACGCCTTGCTCGAGTAGCGCCTTGGTCTCATCCGCCCATTCCTGCATGTCTGCATAGTCGTTACGATCGAGGCGTATTGCTTCGGGGAATATCTGCTCAGCTAGCTTCTCAAATTCACGACCCTCGTCGATGATAGCCTGCGAGTTGTCATCAGGCGTTGGCAAGAAATCTGGGTCGTGCTTGCGAAGCCAGAGCCACGCTGGATGTTTGAGATAGGTTATGTAGTCGGTTTTAGAAATCATATTTTACTCCTCAGAATGCCCTATCTTTTACTTAATGAAAGAAATACATCATCAATGCGTGAATTCTCATCCGATTTCATTTCTCTTTGAGTCTCAAAGTCGTCATCGTCTTTAGAATAGAAGCTTGAGCCATCATAATCTTCTGGTGGTTCAGCCCATGCATTGAACTCATTATCGACGAAACTACCGTCAAGACCATAGCATTCCAATGTATCGTTCATCTCATCTTTAATGTCGATATCCTTCTCGCCATCTGTTAACCTCTGTCGCACTTCTTCGCTAAGGATGTCTTCGTAATACTCGTCCTGAGCTATTCTTTCAGCTATACGATCCAAGACAAACTTTTTGATGCCGTAGCTCCATCCTATCTCAGCCACTGTTTTCATGTCCTCGTAGGTACCGACAGCACCTACAACCGAGTGTACAAAATTATCTGCCACTTCATCTGGTAGGTCGTCGGAATCACAGTACGTATCAAAGGCATTAAGTGCAGCCGAAACGTCTTGAGTGTGAGGGATAGAAGACTGCAATATCGCAAGTACAGCCCGAGAGAACTCTTGATTGACCTCCTCTATAGCATCCGACACATCAGAGAGTCTCGATATGCTATCAAAAATATCAAAGCTCTCAGGAGTACCTGAATTACCTAGCCATGGTAACTGCTGCCAGCTACTGAGGACTTTTTCCTTCATCGCTTCAACACCCGATTCACTTAGTACGATAGGAGTATAGCCAGATAACGACGCCCGTAATTCGTAACTGCTACTATCTGCACTGATTGCGAATGGATGCGTAAGCTGGTTGAGGTACACGGCACTTCTAATGAGCTTTTCAATCGAGTGGTTGTGTCCGCGATAATAGTGAGTGATAAAGTCGTAAATAGTAGGGTTTAATACATCTACGACGATCTGATCATCTTTATCTTTTGATGTTTTCAGGAATGTACTTTCAAGCACATCAATAGATCGACGCAGTTGCGTTTCGTCGATCGTATCATCAAAAGAAACCACTGCCTTATGTAGATATTCAAAGCGTACGTTTCTTCCGATCGACATCATTACCAGCATAATATTGCGAGCATTTTCGTCGATCTTATTCATATAGATATCCTCGTATAACATCCAAGGATTATTAAATAGTTCGATTACCTTATCGCAAAATGATTCTGGCAGGCAATCCGACCAAAGCTTTTGCTTATTAATCGCTTCAATGAGGCGTGGATTATAGTTCCTATGTCTCACGATACTTCTATATACTTTTTTGTCGACAAAATATTCGAGGTGTTCCTCTGGTATATCCGATACCGCGAGATGATTGTAGAGGATCTTGGCTTTTGTCACCAAGTCATATTCAGACAAGTCGACAATATATTTCGCGTCAAGAAAGCCCTGATCTTTAAACACTTCGGTGCTTTGTTGAGCTTGATGAAGTATATACTCACGCGTCGTCATGATAAGTGCCTTATTTTTTCTTAGACGACCTGCGTTTTCAATCAATGTCCTAAATATGCCATCCTCTCTGCGAGATAGCTTATCGTCTAGGTAATTACTACCCAGAAAGTCATCAAACAGGAAGATCTGCTTCTTGTCAGGGTCGCTACTCATCATCTCTAGGGCGTCATTGATATCTTGCGGCAAGGCGACCAACTCATTAAAATCACCTTCACCAAGCAAGTAGTAGCTCATAACGTCGGCAAGTGTCGTTTTTCCTACTCCAGGCTCGCCAGCAATGACAATAAACCCGTGCTCTTTTAGTGTTAACATAGCCTCATTAAAACTTGGCGTTGGAGAATAGGTTTCTAGCGTGTCGATAATCTTTTCTTTTATAAGACCACTATAATTAGACACCCTACTTGAAAGTATTGTCTGTAGTACATTACTGCTTGCGATCCAGAGCTTATAATGCCTCTTTTCAACATTGGGATGCTTGTGCAATAAACTATTAAGCTGCTTAGGTGCGAGTATATCGCTCGATTGTTTGATATATGGCGAGAATAGCGCAACTATATCGTTTATCTTATCCTCTGTAAGGTCTAGCGATACTGAGAGGATGTACCTCTCAGGAGCAGGGCTCATCTCATCCAGCTTTAGACGCTCTTTGGCTAAATTCGCCATAAGACCTGACGCGCTCTTGTAGCGCTTGCACTGCACAATAATCGTGCGGTCGTTGTCGCATGCCGAGTACCTTAGGTCGATACCACCATCCGCTCCATCCGCGAACGCCTGAAACGATACGCCCATTTCTTCTGAAAGCAGGTCTTTCGTGAATTCCTCGAACTCACCCCATGTTAAAACATTAAAGTTATACTCATTCATTTTATTTATATCCGAGTTATGTAGCCCCTAACTCCTGTTGACTCATTGTTGCAATTATAGCAAAAGTTCATATTCATTGCTCAGCTAGATCAAGCCGTTGCAGATTAATAAGAATCATAAAAACCGCCCAGTCGGACGGTTTACTCGTAATTTCACTGTGGTACGGATGAAAGGACTTGAACCTTCACGCCCGAAGGCAATAGCTCCTAAGGCTATCGTGTCTACCAATTCCACCACATCCGCGTATTTGTGTGTGAATTACTTAATCCATATTATAGCATAAGAATTGGTCGTGTCCTATGTCTTTTTTGTACTTTTATTATGTAATGTTATTTACATACATTATGGCGTATCGTGCAATATCTTGGTATTTGCTTGTAAGATGGCTGTGTTATCCAGAACAAATTGACTCCACCGTGTACTCCCACGGGAACTCCTACGGTTACATATCCACCCGAGTGGGTACAAGTCTATACGACGGTTGCTCCTCTAATCGTGACTTATGCCTTTTTAGGCCATTGTGAGGCGTTATAACAGGGGTAAAATGAGAAATCGCACACAGTACACAAGGACACTTTTTATGCGCCATCTCACAAGCCTTAGGAGCTAGTGCCTCCGGGCGTGAAGGTTCAAGTCCTTTCATCCGCACCAACGTAAAAACATCGGAAATCCCGATGTTTTTACGTTTATGATATCTCGATTTCTCGCAACTTTTGTCGTGCGTCTCACCAGATACACGGAACCACAGCACCTAGAATGCGAATGGGCGGCTTCGCTGCATCATCTCTGATACATCGAAGCCGCCCAGGGGCAATCCATCTGACTACTAGCCAAACAGTCTGCCACACTCTCGATCGACAGCCGAACCCCACGCGCTCTTGTGCTCCTGGAACGTGAGGTGCTCTCCCTCGGGGATCTCAACCACTGTTGCGTCCGGGAATAGGCCCAGCCAGATATCACGGGCAACGTTGCCACGGATAGTCTTGTCTGAACCCGACTGGAGATACACCGACTCAATGCCCTCGAGCTTGGCCGCACTTGGCAGCGGCGCTCGAGCAATAGTGTCGGTCATCTCCAGAAACGCATTCAGTGTGTAGCGGCGCATCGCGTTGATGTGCGACCGCACTCGCTTCTCGAGTTTGAGATTGCCAGGCTCATCAAGATGAGAGTTGGGAATTCCTCGCAGCGCCAACCTGATGAACAGCTTTCCTGGCCAATTGAACACTGGTCCAGGATGCAGGAATCGCACAACCTGAGCGAGCTGTCGTTGTCCTGCCGGTAGTACCTCGTTGCAAAGGGCGGCGTCGGCACCAAAAACCACAACTCTGTCGAATTTTTCACGTAGGGTTGCGGCGAGCCGCAGCGCGTTGATCGCACCCATGGAACCCCCGAAGAAACATACATCGCGGACAGCGCTGGCCTTGACCTTATCGCGAAACGCACGGTACACCGCTTCGTGGTTGTAGCTGTCGAAGTCGTAGTCGACATAGAGCACCGTGCCCCACTGCGACAGCCGGGACATGATGTCATCCGCGTGTTCACTCGCGAGATTGAACGCCCCGTCGAGAAACACAATGTCACGATCTGCATCAGGGTTTTGCGAAAGAATATCCTCCACTACTACAGGACGCACCCACCAGCACGCTCGCACATGCCTGCCTATCTGCCACAGCAGCAGGACCAGTAGCACGACAATACCCAGTAGAACCCAACGAGTGGCCACAAAGACCACCCCCTTTCAGTCGATTTGTCGATGTCAAAGAGCTTAAATGTTATTATATCATAAGTTTATATAAATATCAATATATTTTCTACGCAACAAAAAGGCGCCTAAACGCCTTTTCGCCGACAATACATGAGGTGTGCTTCTCCGTAACTACGATTGTCCACCACAACAATTCCGTTTGGTAGCACAATGTCCTCACACTTGCCTGGTTTTGATATTACCATAAGCCCTCCTGGTTTGAGAAGCCCAAAAAGTTTTTCAATTGTGGATAAGTGCTGATTGTACTCGTAATATGGAGGATCGACAAAAATAATATCAAAGCTATCTGCCGCGCGCGATGAGATAAATGACTGCACGCGACCTCTAAAAAGCGTGTACTCTGGGTAGCTGACACCAAGGAGGTCCATACTCGTAGCAATAGTTTTTTGGGCAGCGCGACTATGTTCGACGGCTATGACTTCGTGCGCGCCACGACTGAGCGCTTCGAATCCCACCACGCCCGTTCCCGCATACGCGTCGAGCACGCGTGCGTCGGGGATATCTTGGATCAGCGAATTAAATAACGCCCCTCGAACACGCTCACCCATGGGGTGCGTCGTGCGTCCCCGCGGCGCATCGAGCTTGCGACCACCATATTTACCTGCGATGATACGAACTCGCATATACTACGATTCCTGTGCCTGAATTATGGCCGCATACCAGCCCATACAGACAGCTCGGACGATAAGCGGCACGAGCTCACGCTTAGTCTCCCGAGCGAGATGGCGCGTCCAACCTTTTTGTCCGAACTCGTCGTACATACCCATAGTATGTACGTCGTGTAAAATATGCAGAAATACAGCACGAAAACCGTCCTGGCGTAACTCAGCGATATCCGCTTCGTCGAAACGGTGAATCCCGTCGAGTGCTGCACCAGATAATGTCGTTGCGACTCCAAGCTCAAACGCAAGATGTGTCGTCATGACACCTTTGGCGCCCCAAAATTCCCAGTTGTTTTTTATACGCATGCGAGCAGTAGTGCCGGGAAGCACCAGCTTATCTTTGGCGCTATTGCGTGTCTCAAGACCTTCACCGCGCAGCTCTTCCAGTTTCTCCTCAAACGGATAGTGGTGTGCCGGCGTGAGGCCATCTGTAATTGCATGCGCCATCCAGGCAGCTTCAAACGCTGCGCGGTAGTAGTTTTCCATACGAAGCGCTTCTGAGAGATTGGCTATATGCTCATCGATCATGTCGAGAAGTGCCGTGTCGGACGGATCATCGGGGTTGATATAATGCCACGGCTCGTCGACCGCAGGGCTTTTGCGCTTGATACCGTCGGGTCCGTTTTTGCCCTCGAAATGCACAATGTCGCGATATGTCGGAAACTGAAATGCGCTCGGCAGATGCGAAGCAATGTGGCGACGTGCCACACGGTCAATGCGCTGATGTACGCCCATGAGGCGACCGGATTTAGTTCTGAACGTTGTGCCGGAGTACACTAATATCTCTTCGTGTTTAATTTAATGTTGTAAGCCGCTGGTTCTTCTCCACCTGCGCTGCTAACTGTGTATATTGTAACAAATCTTCACTTGAATCGAGAAATGCCCGAGCTGCAGCCTGCGCCCGAGCGATAAGCTTGGCGTCTCCCAAGCTAGCCACCTGGAGATTGAGTGCGCCGTGCTGCGAGCGACCATAGATTTCACCGGGACCGCGCAGCTTGAGATCCACTTCAGCCAGATAGAAGCCATCTTGTGACTTCTCAATCTCGCGCAGGCGCGCCGATGGTTTGGAGCTATCACTCATGACGAGGTAGCAGTAGCTCTGATGCGAGCTGCGCCCTACACGCCCACGTAGCTGGTGCAGTTGACTCAAGCCGAAACGATCAGCATTTTCAATAATCATGACGGTTGCATTTGGCACATTAACACCAACCTCTACGACTGTGGTGCTGACAAGTAGATCGAGCTCGCCACTCGCAAATCGCTGCATGACTTCCTCTTTTTCGCCCGGCGTCATCTTGCCGTGCAGCAAACCTACCTGGCGATGGCGAAACACAGTGCTGCGCAGTTTGCGGTACTCGGCCTCAACACTTTTTACGTCGTTTTCTGGATCTTCGTCGATGAGGCTGCAGATGATGTAACCTTGCCTACCTTGCGCCAGCTCTGTATCCACTGCAGCATACAATTTCTCGGTGTTGGTCGGCGCCCAGATCCTGGTGCTAATCGGCTTGCGACCAGCAGGTAGCTCGTCGAGCACCGACACATCGAGCTCACCATAGACAGTGAGGGCCAAGCTGCGTGGAATCGGCGTAGCTGTCATGGCCAGGAGATGCGGCATATGCTGCGATTTATCGAGCAAAGCCTGGCGCTGCGCCACGCCAAAGCGATGCTGCTCGTCGATTACCACGAAGCCAAGTTTATGGTACTCGACTTTTTTCTGAATGAGTGCGTGAGTCCCGACGATGAGATGTATGCCGCCACTCGCAATTTGCTCAAGCAGCGCAGCCCTCGCCTTGCCCTTAACAGCGCCTGTCAGCAATCCTACTTCCACACCGAACGGGTCTAGCAGTTCACGCAG
Protein-coding sequences here:
- a CDS encoding DUF2779 domain-containing protein; this translates as MISKTDYITYLKHPAWLWLRKHDPDFLPTPDDNSQAIIDEGREFEKLAEQIFPEAIRLDRNDYADMQEWADETKALLEQGVDTILQAAFLYDGFLCIADAITSDGDAYTLTEIKATTSPDKEHICDLAFQKTVIEWSGFPVRTDQVLHANKEYLRNGEIKLEDIVMFTDVTDKVNKEVLNAPEKMREAAKIAESDTMPSDSLRYVGLGAAGEYRDIFYKLHPDIPEYSIYDLASNKGVGTDKLIGSLEDNDVKLIVDIPDSTKLQAHQQDQVRVTKLDEVIVDKEAIRAFLGDIESPAYFLDYESINHIFPPFDHTFPYQQVVFQYSLHIMQEDGTLTHIEYLHDTSTNPAESVIAHLKQDIGSTGSIIVWNKTFECSRHKEYAKLYPEHAPFFEDLNERTVDLADVFSKRFYLDKRLKGKYSIKKVLPLLCPELSYKTLGIQEGSTASRSWREAIVDGTRPDRDQILADLREYCGLDTYAMVAIYEKLKELIEVRA
- a CDS encoding nSTAND3 domain-containing NTPase, with product MNEYNFNVLTWGEFEEFTKDLLSEEMGVSFQAFADGADGGIDLRYSACDNDRTIIVQCKRYKSASGLMANLAKERLKLDEMSPAPERYILSVSLDLTEDKINDIVALFSPYIKQSSDILAPKQLNSLLHKHPNVEKRHYKLWIASSNVLQTILSSRVSNYSGLIKEKIIDTLETYSPTPSFNEAMLTLKEHGFIVIAGEPGVGKTTLADVMSYYLLGEGDFNELVALPQDINDALEMMSSDPDKKQIFLFDDFLGSNYLDDKLSRREDGIFRTLIENAGRLRKNKALIMTTREYILHQAQQSTEVFKDQGFLDAKYIVDLSEYDLVTKAKILYNHLAVSDIPEEHLEYFVDKKVYRSIVRHRNYNPRLIEAINKQKLWSDCLPESFCDKVIELFNNPWMLYEDIYMNKIDENARNIMLVMMSIGRNVRFEYLHKAVVSFDDTIDETQLRRSIDVLESTFLKTSKDKDDQIVVDVLNPTIYDFITHYYRGHNHSIEKLIRSAVYLNQLTHPFAISADSSSYELRASLSGYTPIVLSESGVEAMKEKVLSSWQQLPWLGNSGTPESFDIFDSISRLSDVSDAIEEVNQEFSRAVLAILQSSIPHTQDVSAALNAFDTYCDSDDLPDEVADNFVHSVVGAVGTYEDMKTVAEIGWSYGIKKFVLDRIAERIAQDEYYEDILSEEVRQRLTDGEKDIDIKDEMNDTLECYGLDGSFVDNEFNAWAEPPEDYDGSSFYSKDDDDFETQREMKSDENSRIDDVFLSLSKR
- a CDS encoding alpha/beta hydrolase; the encoded protein is MATRWVLLGIVVLLVLLLWQIGRHVRACWWVRPVVVEDILSQNPDADRDIVFLDGAFNLASEHADDIMSRLSQWGTVLYVDYDFDSYNHEAVYRAFRDKVKASAVRDVCFFGGSMGAINALRLAATLREKFDRVVVFGADAALCNEVLPAGQRQLAQVVRFLHPGPVFNWPGKLFIRLALRGIPNSHLDEPGNLKLEKRVRSHINAMRRYTLNAFLEMTDTIARAPLPSAAKLEGIESVYLQSGSDKTIRGNVARDIWLGLFPDATVVEIPEGEHLTFQEHKSAWGSAVDRECGRLFG
- the rsmD gene encoding 16S rRNA (guanine(966)-N(2))-methyltransferase RsmD, yielding MRVRIIAGKYGGRKLDAPRGRTTHPMGERVRGALFNSLIQDIPDARVLDAYAGTGVVGFEALSRGAHEVIAVEHSRAAQKTIATSMDLLGVSYPEYTLFRGRVQSFISSRAADSFDIIFVDPPYYEYNQHLSTIEKLFGLLKPGGLMVISKPGKCEDIVLPNGIVVVDNRSYGEAHLMYCRRKGV
- the recG gene encoding ATP-dependent DNA helicase RecG, whose protein sequence is MNLSLPLRELSGVGDKLDDAFRRVGLRTVKDLIHYLPRTYDDYTQQSSISDLKPGKVTIVARVESTETHSVRRGMKITTATLADDSSKVKAVWFNQPYRATQLKSDEKYLFTGTFEFSYNRYQLTNPSVEQAKKLEQQTGEKIVPVYRSIRGVKPQLLRKLVESLRPTITMLGETLPAGIVTEQGLMSNAESLLALHFPESQEQIARAKERVGFEELFELLLASQLNKRANSRLTGYKIPFDVVAAKEFVAELPFALTNAQRRASWQIIQDFESQIPMNRLLQGDVGSGKTVVAGFAARQAARAGYQSALMAPTEILASQHADTLRELLDPFGVEVGLLTGAVKGKARAALLEQIASGGIHLIVGTHALIQKKVEYHKLGFVVIDEQHRFGVAQRQALLDKSQHMPHLLAMTATPIPRSLALTVYGELDVSVLDELPAGRKPISTRIWAPTNTEKLYAAVDTELAQGRQGYIICSLIDEDPENDVKSVEAEYRKLRSTVFRHRQVGLLHGKMTPGEKEEVMQRFASGELDLLVSTTVVEVGVNVPNATVMIIENADRFGLSQLHQLRGRVGRSSHQSYCYLVMSDSSKPSARLREIEKSQDGFYLAEVDLKLRGPGEIYGRSQHGALNLQVASLGDAKLIARAQAAARAFLDSSEDLLQYTQLAAQVEKNQRLTTLN